In Bacteroidales bacterium, the following are encoded in one genomic region:
- a CDS encoding glycogen/starch synthase translates to MEKTKVLFVQQEIIPYLKDSHMGIIGRYLPQGIQEKGREIRTFMPRYGCINERRNQLHEVIRLSGMNLIINDTDHPLIIKVASIQSARMQIYFIDNEDYFQRKQVFCDSSNKFFKDNDERAIFFARGVLETVKKLGWAPDIVHCHGWMTSMMPIYLKKAFVDNPLFTDTKVIYSVYNDDFDTPFSKDFSEKIMLPGISQNDITHYKKPTFNNITKAAIDFSDGVIIGSPDVNQDIVKYLNQIDKPVLNFQSMDTYVDAYNEFYDEILVNEHILSN, encoded by the coding sequence ATGGAAAAAACTAAAGTTCTTTTTGTACAGCAAGAAATTATTCCCTACCTGAAAGATAGCCATATGGGTATTATTGGCAGGTACCTTCCTCAGGGAATACAGGAAAAAGGCAGAGAAATAAGGACATTTATGCCTCGTTATGGTTGCATTAATGAAAGAAGGAATCAACTTCATGAAGTGATTCGCCTTTCAGGAATGAATTTAATTATTAATGATACTGACCATCCACTGATCATTAAAGTAGCTTCTATCCAGTCGGCCAGAATGCAAATATATTTTATCGATAATGAAGATTATTTTCAAAGGAAACAAGTATTCTGTGACTCATCAAATAAATTTTTCAAAGATAATGATGAAAGAGCAATTTTCTTTGCCAGGGGTGTTTTGGAAACAGTAAAAAAATTAGGCTGGGCTCCTGATATTGTTCATTGCCACGGATGGATGACCAGCATGATGCCTATTTATCTTAAGAAAGCATTTGTTGATAATCCTTTATTCACGGATACTAAAGTTATTTATTCAGTATACAATGATGATTTTGATACTCCGTTTAGTAAAGATTTTTCAGAAAAAATAATGTTACCGGGAATATCTCAAAATGATATTACACATTATAAAAAACCTACTTTTAACAATATTACCAAAGCTGCTATTGATTTTTCTGATGGTGTTATTATTGGTAGTCCTGATGTAAATCAGGATATCGTTAAATACCTTAACCAGATTGATAAGCCTGTACTCAACTTCCAGTCGATGGATACATATGTTGATGCCTATAATGAATTTTATGATGAAATATTAGTTAATGAGCATATACTAAGCAATTAA
- the panC gene encoding pantoate--beta-alanine ligase has product MRLIYNKFELEQIISRIKEENKSIGFVPTMGAIHKGHLALASRAKTENDVCICSIFVNPTQFNNSEDLKKYPRTLKSDIELFTQIGVDFIFVPSESEMYPESKIEQINLDGLDKVMEGKFRPGHFNGVSVIVKKFFLLIKPDKAYFGEKDFQQLTIIKYLVKKLNIPVEIIPCATIREADGLAMSSRNQRLNAEERIQAPIIYKTLKEAKELTKNESIDNIKNIVKEKINSHSLLKLEYFEIVESDTLVPALKINEEKHYTACIAVFAGKIRLIDNIKIL; this is encoded by the coding sequence ATGAGACTCATATATAATAAATTTGAATTAGAACAAATCATTTCCAGGATAAAGGAGGAAAATAAAAGTATTGGATTTGTTCCCACAATGGGAGCAATTCACAAAGGGCATCTGGCTTTGGCATCAAGAGCTAAGACAGAAAATGACGTATGTATTTGCAGTATTTTTGTTAACCCTACTCAATTTAATAATTCTGAAGATTTAAAAAAATATCCAAGAACATTAAAGTCTGACATTGAACTTTTTACACAGATAGGAGTAGATTTTATTTTTGTACCTTCCGAAAGCGAAATGTATCCTGAATCAAAAATTGAACAGATTAATTTAGATGGACTTGATAAAGTCATGGAAGGAAAATTCAGACCGGGGCATTTTAATGGTGTTTCGGTAATTGTAAAGAAATTTTTTTTATTAATAAAACCCGACAAAGCATATTTTGGTGAAAAAGATTTTCAGCAATTGACTATAATAAAATATCTTGTGAAAAAATTAAATATACCTGTTGAAATAATTCCCTGTGCAACAATCAGGGAAGCCGACGGACTTGCAATGAGTTCAAGAAATCAAAGGTTGAATGCAGAAGAAAGAATTCAGGCTCCTATAATATATAAAACATTAAAAGAAGCAAAAGAACTTACAAAGAATGAAAGTATTGATAATATTAAAAATATAGTTAAAGAAAAAATAAACAGCCATTCATTATTAAAACTGGAATATTTTGAAATAGTAGAAAGCGATACTCTTGTTCCTGCATTAAAAATAAACGAAGAAAAACATTACACTGCATGCATTGCTGTTTTTGCCGGAAAAATTCGTTTGATAGATAATATAAAAATTTTGTAA
- a CDS encoding lysylphosphatidylglycerol synthase transmembrane domain-containing protein, protein MKKKILSVLKYLFFLAIGGVLFWLAIRGENIDSILIEIKKADYRWIALAIITMLVSHIIRALRWNQLLEPLNIKVKTHTTFYAVMIGYFVNIAVPRLGEITRCGVLARHHKVPVNSVIGTVIAERAFDVITMLVILIITILSQLSFLEKFIYKNIFEPLSSKFPNSSAALLIITGSFIGICLLIIIVYRLCLPMLRKLKLFHKIIDLIKGFWEGVKTIKNVKNKKLFIFYSILLWGFYTLTIYISFFAVSATSERNFIDALTVMALGSIGTLAPTPGGIGAYQYFVKITLSGLYKISEIPAFSFANIVYFTQWFMIIIVGSISWLILFLSDKKKKEIIT, encoded by the coding sequence GTGAAAAAGAAAATCCTTTCTGTTTTAAAGTACCTGTTTTTTCTTGCAATAGGTGGTGTCTTATTTTGGCTTGCCATTCGCGGCGAAAATATCGACAGTATTCTTATTGAAATTAAAAAAGCTGATTATCGATGGATTGCACTGGCAATTATTACAATGTTGGTTAGCCATATCATCAGGGCATTAAGATGGAATCAACTTCTGGAACCTTTAAATATCAAAGTAAAAACACACACCACATTTTATGCTGTAATGATAGGCTATTTCGTAAATATAGCTGTTCCGCGTTTAGGCGAAATCACACGTTGCGGTGTGCTTGCACGCCATCATAAGGTTCCGGTAAATTCGGTAATCGGAACAGTAATTGCCGAAAGAGCATTTGATGTTATAACTATGTTGGTTATTCTTATTATTACCATTTTATCGCAATTATCATTTCTTGAAAAATTTATTTATAAAAATATTTTTGAACCTTTGTCTTCAAAATTTCCAAATAGTTCTGCTGCATTATTAATAATCACAGGAAGTTTTATAGGAATTTGTTTACTGATAATTATCGTGTACCGTTTATGCCTGCCTATGTTGCGTAAACTGAAATTGTTTCATAAAATAATTGATTTAATTAAAGGTTTCTGGGAAGGAGTAAAGACAATAAAAAATGTAAAAAATAAAAAGCTTTTTATTTTTTATTCTATCCTGCTATGGGGATTTTATACTCTGACAATCTATATCAGTTTTTTTGCTGTAAGTGCTACAAGTGAGCGTAATTTTATTGATGCATTAACCGTTATGGCGCTTGGAAGTATTGGCACTTTGGCTCCTACACCCGGTGGTATTGGTGCTTATCAATATTTTGTCAAAATTACATTATCAGGATTGTATAAAATTTCAGAAATTCCTGCATTTTCATTCGCGAATATCGTGTATTTCACACAATGGTTCATGATAATAATTGTTGGAAGTATCTCATGGCTTATTTTATTTTTATCCGATAAAAAGAAAAAAGAAATTATAACATGA
- the rfaE2 gene encoding D-glycero-beta-D-manno-heptose 1-phosphate adenylyltransferase, whose translation MNTNEFAQSKIFHFSKEEDLIKLKRHLAFWKFKNQSIVFTNGCFDIIHLGHIDYLSKAADNGNILIIGLNTDKSVKNIKGEKRPINNEETRALFLASLFFVDAVVLFDEDTPYELIKTITPDILIKGSDYKAEEIVGNDIVKSKGGKIITIDFLEGYSTTSIIEKIKLI comes from the coding sequence ATGAATACAAACGAATTTGCACAATCAAAAATCTTTCATTTCAGTAAAGAAGAAGATTTAATTAAACTTAAACGTCATTTGGCTTTCTGGAAGTTTAAAAACCAATCCATTGTTTTTACTAACGGATGCTTTGATATCATTCATTTAGGACATATCGATTACCTATCCAAAGCTGCTGATAATGGAAATATTTTAATTATCGGGTTGAATACAGATAAATCCGTAAAAAATATAAAAGGAGAGAAAAGACCTATAAACAATGAGGAAACAAGAGCATTGTTTTTAGCATCTTTATTCTTTGTTGATGCTGTTGTGCTTTTTGATGAAGACACTCCATACGAATTGATAAAAACTATAACACCTGATATTCTTATTAAAGGAAGTGATTATAAAGCCGAAGAAATTGTGGGAAATGATATTGTAAAATCAAAAGGTGGGAAAATAATTACTATTGATTTTCTTGAAGGATATTCTACAACTTCTATTATTGAAAAAATAAAATTAATTTAA
- a CDS encoding aspartate 1-decarboxylase, protein MQIQVLKSKIHRAVVTDANINYVGSITIDEDLLNAANMIEYEKVQVVNINNGERLETYIIKGEKGSGTICLNGAAARKAAPGDVVIVISFASMDFEEAKNFKPTIVFPGHNNRLK, encoded by the coding sequence ATGCAAATTCAAGTATTAAAATCAAAAATCCACAGAGCAGTTGTAACTGATGCTAATATTAATTATGTGGGCAGTATTACTATTGATGAAGATCTATTGAATGCGGCCAATATGATTGAGTATGAAAAAGTACAGGTTGTTAATATTAACAATGGCGAAAGGCTTGAAACGTATATTATAAAAGGCGAAAAAGGATCGGGAACCATTTGTCTTAATGGTGCTGCAGCACGTAAAGCCGCTCCCGGTGATGTGGTAATTGTAATTTCATTTGCTTCTATGGATTTTGAAGAAGCGAAAAACTTTAAGCCTACCATTGTTTTCCCCGGTCATAATAATCGGTTAAAATAA